TGATACATTATATAACAAAATAtcaaaataaatagataaaactGAAAATACTTATAAAATATCATAAACATCTCACCATTTATTTTCCAACTGAACTGAAACCACATGTCCATACCTGTAAGAAGATTATGTCTTCAGCAACCATCTGCTTCTCAATGGCTGTTATTGTATCTGAAAGAGTGGACATCTCCTTGCTCATTTCTTCAGTCTTCTCTTTCATAATCaaactcttctgctgttcttcctccttcagtgctcttattctggcctcctcttcatctttcagaaactgatgaagcttctcaaactcctccttgatctgcttCTCTGACTGATGGGCCTGAACCTTGAATTACACACATCAAAGGGACTACAGTCATAAAAAATGTTACTTCCTCAAAACATGTCATTTGTCCAATATTAATATTGTCAAAGTAATGATGTGTATTACTGTTGACAATGTGAACAGTGTATCTAAGGGCAGAACCATCATGTGGTGAAATCATTGTTTTAATTTCCTTAATGATAATAACATCAGTTTGTGTACTTGTAATATCTGTATCAAATTGCTCGGTGAGATGCTTGATGTAACTTCAATTGTAGTTGTAATGAAACTAAATAGCTGCACAATACAAGTTGTTTACGTATCATATCATACAGGTAATGTTACACAATGTCAGAAACAGTGTCATGAAGTCAATGGTCTCTTTCTGAAACTGGTTGTTCTGGTAAATCTCACCTTAATGTGACTGGCTGTTTGGTCACATGTTTCAAAAACTTCTTCAAATTGGTCCAGTTTGTCTTGCAAGGGCTTCAGTACAGCCTTTAGTTGTTCCTATAATGAACAAATATTTCATACGTTGAGATTATCTATACtcattttctgttgttgtggatACTCATTCAGTAACAGCACAGATACAGAAGGCAAAGTATGCCCATTGCATAGTCATAAATAACATTTGCACCTATAGGCAAATAATAGAAACTCACTTTATAATCTAGTGCAGCTTCATCTATGGGAAGGAACTGGTGTCCTGAGTGTTTCCTGGAAGCCTGACAAACCAGACATACGGGCTGTTTATCCTCCACACAGAACAGCTTGAGTCTCTCaccgtgcagactgcagagcacttCAGACCCTCCTGAAGCCCTCTGACTCTTCTCCTTAAGGAAAGACTCACATAAGTTCCTCAAAGACAAATTCAGTGGTGGATTGTCCAATGAAGATTGTCTTCTACAAACTGGACACTCTTtagatttcttctctctccagaacTTCTGAAGGCAGTCTTTGCAGAAGCTGTGACTGCACAAAAGAATGACGGGGTCCTTGAAAATGTCAAAGCAAACAGGACAGTTAAAATCCTCTTCAGGTAGAGAACGTTTAGATGCCATCCTCTTCAAACAGAAACAGTCACTTGGCTggaaactttgagtgtgtacacTTAACTTTCACTCTATTTGTCAGAAATCACCTCAGTAAATCCTGCCTTATTATCTGTAAAGTAACAACGGCGTATTCTTCTAGATTAAAACAGATCTCCTGACTAAAAGTGTCGAACTGACTAGACAGAATAGCTGACGTAAAGTCTAATGCGTCAACGTTCATTTCCTGATTTTTCCGTATATTCAAATTCAGAGACTTCTGATTGGTCtaaactgtttttatttctctcccctTATTTACCTATGGAAAGCATTGAACTGGAAAAACCGGAATGGACTCTGGTGAGTGCTTAGTGA
The DNA window shown above is from Clupea harengus chromosome 11, Ch_v2.0.2, whole genome shotgun sequence and carries:
- the LOC105890548 gene encoding E3 ubiquitin-protein ligase TRIM35-like isoform X2 codes for the protein MASKRSLPEEDFNCPVCFDIFKDPVILLCSHSFCKDCLQKFWREKKSKECPVCRRQSSLDNPPLNLSLRNLCESFLKEKSQRASGGSEVLCSLHGERLKLFCVEDKQPVCLVCQASRKHSGHQFLPIDEAALDYKEQLKAVLKPLQDKLDQFEEVFETCDQTASHIKVQAHQSEKQIKEEFEKLHQFLKDEEEARIRALKEEEQQKSLIMKEKTEEMSKEMSTLSDTITAIEKQMVAEDIIFLQNFKATVESSTCTLQKPQGVSGGLIDVAKHLGNLKFRVWEKMKDIVQFTPVVLDPNTAHPQLIISEDLTSFKKPSLTQTRFGWTYFSQTVPDNPERFNFSQCVLGSEGFNSGSHYWDVEVGDNTEWYVGVTTESNQRKLGTLSWERVWRVGYGFHSIGPVHELEQNIQTLRVHLDLDKGQLSFSDPLQNTHLHTFKHTFTEKVLPFFYSLMSSLSILPLKPSVTIEQRRLC
- the LOC105890548 gene encoding E3 ubiquitin-protein ligase TRIM35-like isoform X1; the encoded protein is MASKRSLPEEDFNCPVCFDIFKDPVILLCSHSFCKDCLQKFWREKKSKECPVCRRQSSLDNPPLNLSLRNLCESFLKEKSQRASGGSEVLCSLHGERLKLFCVEDKQPVCLVCQASRKHSGHQFLPIDEAALDYKEQLKAVLKPLQDKLDQFEEVFETCDQTASHIKVQAHQSEKQIKEEFEKLHQFLKDEEEARIRALKEEEQQKSLIMKEKTEEMSKEMSTLSDTITAIEKQMVAEDIIFLQVWTFCVPSSTCTLQKPQGVSGGLIDVAKHLGNLKFRVWEKMKDIVQFTPVVLDPNTAHPQLIISEDLTSFKKPSLTQTRFGWTYFSQTVPDNPERFNFSQCVLGSEGFNSGSHYWDVEVGDNTEWYVGVTTESNQRKLGTLSWERVWRVGYGFHSIGPVHELEQNIQTLRVHLDLDKGQLSFSDPLQNTHLHTFKHTFTEKVLPFFYSLMSSLSILPLKPSVTIEQRRLC